The nucleotide sequence AACTCCTTATTGGTTGCTTCAAATGAAGAGGCAAAAAATATTGGGGTGTGCGTTGTCTTTAATGAAAAAATCATTCATTCCAAATACGTAAAAAAAATGCACTCATCAAGCATTAACGGTTTTGGTTCAATCGGCTACGGGATGCTGGGTTTTATCGATAATGATGAGGTCATCATTTATCAGAAGCCAACCCATAAAGAAGTATACGAAAAAAAAGAAAGCTATCCTGCTGTTGAAATTGTATTTGCCTATTTAGGGGCAAGCTCTATTATTTTGGACGCCCTCTACGAAGCAAATGTTGAAGGTGTGGTGCTAGTCGGTGCCGGCCGAGGACAAGTTGCCCCGAAAATGATGGATGCGATCGAAAAGCTTTGTCAAAAAGGAACGAAAGTTGTATTAACCACTTCGACTGAAGAGGGACGTGTTTTCCCGACATACGATTATTACAGTAGTGCAAATTACTTGAAAGATACCGGTGTCATTATGGGCGGGGACTTTGATCCGAAGAAAGCACGTCTGAAGCTCCTGTTGATGATTGCAAACGGTAATACGGATTTTGATACATTTATGCATTAATTATAAAAACTCGGCAGTAAATTAGCCGAGTTTTTATATTTTCTAGACAAATATTGGGTATGCTACACTGCTATGAAAAAAATAGTGCTATACTAATTAAGAGTCGAGAATCGAAAGGAGCCGGCATGATGTTTATACTTTTATCAGCAGCGATTGCGCCGGGTTTAGCCCTTTTAAGCTACTTTTATTTACGCAATGAGATGGATACCGAGCCACGGCGTACACTTATGCATTCTTTCATATATGGCGGGGTTATTACATTCCCCGTTTTATTTATACAGTTCGTAATTAAAGAAGAACAGACATTTTCGAATCCCTTTTTTATCAATGCTGTATTTACCAGTTCGATAGAAGAATTCGTAAAATGGCTCATTATTTTAGCGGTAATTTTACGTCATTTTGAGTTTGACGATCCGTATGACGGTATTTTGTATGGTGCAGCAGTTTCATTGGGCTTTGCTACTGTGGAAAACGTCCTCTATTTATTATCATTCGGAATTGATCAAGCTTTTATGCGAGCGTTATTGCCGGTATCGAGTCATGCACTGTTCGGTGTAGTAATGGGTTACTATTACGGAAAAGGGAAGTTTTCAAGTGACGAAATACAGAAGAAATACATTGCGCTTGCCCTCTTTGCTCCTATAGGACTTCATATTATGTATAATTCAATTTTAATGTTAGAAGAATACTTTATGTATGCGATGCTGCCGTTTATGTTGTTTTTATGGACTTTTGCATTGCGCAAAGTAAAGCAGGCACACGAACATCTAATTGAACATTTATCCCGCAGCAATCATTTATAAAAGGTTTGTTACAAATATTTTTGTAGCAAACCTTTTTCTATGTAAAAAACGGATTAGCAAACTCAAAATAAGTGAAGAAAATATTTTCTATAGACATAAAAAAGCAACTTTACAATGTATAAACTTTTCAATTTTCTCCATCCTACTGAAAAAGGAGTGGAAATGGCAGTGAAAAAAATCGTCTTGTTCGTATTCATTATATCAAGTAGTTTTGTAAGTCATACATTTGCATTTTCAGGTCAGGATGTGCAGCGAGGTGCATTTGGTGACGATGTAATTGAGTTACAGGCACGACTTCAATATTTAAGTTTCTATAATGGAAAAATTGACGGGAAATTTGGTTACGGAACGTATTGGGCACTTCGTAATTTCCAGGAGCAGTACGGACTACCTGTAGACGGGATTGCCGGAAGGTCGACAAAGGAAAAGCTAGAGAATAATTCGGATTTTGATAAAGCATGGGTTCATAAACAAATCAATGCAGGGAACAGCTTTACGTATTATGGCGGAATAGCGTTGGAAAATCAGGTGAAAAAAAGCGGGAATGGCGGTAAAAGTGCAAATGATACAACCTCCATGCAGCTTCCGCCAGGCTACACAGATCAGGACTTGCAAATTTTAGCGAATGCAGTATACGGGGAAGCACGAGGCGAGCCGTATGAAGGACAAGTTGCTGTTGCAGCAGTAATTTTGAATCGTCTGGAATCCCCGGAATTTCCGGATACGATTTCGGAAATTATTTTCCAGCCATTAGCTTTCACAGCGGTTGCGGACGGCCAGATTTGGCTTACACCAAATGAACGTGCCAAACAGGCTGTATTAGATGCGATTAACGGCTGGGACCCATCCGAGAATGCTTTGTATTATTTTAATCCTGTTACAGCGACAAGTGATTGGATTTGGTCTAGACCTCAAATCAAACAAATTGGTGAGCATATTTTCTGCTTATAGGCGGGGGTAAAACATGAAAAAATTTGCATATTTATTAGGTTTATTTGTCGTCATATTAGCCTTTGTTTCCTTTGATCTATTTACACAAAATAAGGATTTGGAGCGAGCTGTATATGCTACCCAGTCAAGGGACCTTTCGGCAGCGACTGAAAAATTATCGACATTGCATACAGCGGTGGAACAATCTTTACTTTTTCAGGATGAAAAAGCTTTAAATAATGAATTGGACTCAATCTGGAGGATGAGCAGTGATTTAAGAAAAACTGTCGCGAATTTACCGATCCAGGCAGAAGTACAAAATGAATGGATGCGTTATTTAGGAAAAATCGGTGATAATGCAAAACAAGCGGCCGCTACAGGAGACTATGAAAATTGGCAAAATAAAATGGGAACGGTTGCTTCCAATTTACATGCATTCGCTGAGGAATGGAATATTGCGACTGTTGCATTTTATGAAAACGATGGCAATTTAAAAAAATGGTCAACGAATCATACGACAAATCTTAAAGATTCGCCATTTATGAACGTATCGAAACAATTAAAAACATATAACGAAACCGATTTTCCATTAACAGCGAGTGAATCGGACTATGAGAAAAAGCGGGAATTACAGCATTTAAAAGATAAAAAAATTACGAAGAACGAAGCCATTCAAAAATTTAAAAACTTTTTCCCGAATATTGATGATTCGATTGTAACGGTTACGAAAAGCAGTGATGATGCACCATATCCGTTCTATCATATTCAATTTATCCACGGTTCAAAAATCGGTTATGCCGACATAACAGAAAATGGCGGTCATCTTCTTTCGTTCCTGTTAGAACGGCCGGTTAAAAAAGATGCTCGTTCACATGAAGAAATTTTAAACACTGCAAAAAGCTTTATGAATAAAGTGGGATACACGGATGTGAAGCTTTCAGAATCACGAGAAAATCACGAAGCATGGCATCTTGTGTTTACGAGAGTGCATGGAGATGATGAAGCTTTAATTTACCCGGATAGTATTCAAGTGAAAATTGCGAAGGATAATGCGGAGATTTTAGGTGTCAACGCAATGGAATATATTCAGGAAGAAAAAATTAAAGAGCAAAGCGAAGTGCCGATCGATTGGGATAAATTTTTTGCTGATCATGTAGGTGTTGAACAAGTGCAAAAAATTTATACGGGCAATGGAAATCTGGAACTTCGTAAATGCTATGAAGTTATTGCAAGGCTCGACAATAAGACGCAGGATACGTATCGTGTTGTAATTGATGCAGAAACACATGAAGTAATTAAAAACGAAAAAGTGTTTTAGTGCCATGTATCAGGTACAACGTCCAGCAAAATTAATTGTAAAAATATAGCTATATTCACATTCCTATGAGATAATAAAGTATCAATAATTTCTTATGGGGAGAGGCAAATGGAACTAAAAATTGGAACGCAACTAACGCTGGAGCCAACCTATACGGAAAGGGTCGAAAAATTTAAATGTCGTGTTGTCGATCGACAAGACAATATGATTTTTATCGATTATCCAATTAATACGGCAACTAAAAAAATCGCTTTTTTAATAGATGGCGCACAATTCCGTGCAACATTCAGTACGGAAAAAAGAGAAAGTTTCTGCTTTAATACAGAAGTTTTAGGACGTAAAGGCGGCAATGTTCAGATGATACTGCTTGCGTGTCCACCTGCTGTAGAATTTATTAAAATCCAGCGACGCGAATATGTTCGTGTAGAAACACCTGTAGATATTGCCATTGAACATGACGGACGGAAATTTCAGTTTGCGGCCGAAGACATTAGCGCTGGGGGAACATTAATTCATATCAAGTCACCCGTCAATTTTACTGACGGTGATACTGTTAAGGCTTTTGTCGTCCTGCCATTTGTAAATGGTGAAATTCGCTATGTCGAAACAGATGCGAGAGTCGTGAACATGTTCGAACGTAATGAAATGACGATGGCATCATTGAACTTCACGGATACGGATGATTATGATAAGCAGCAAATTGTCCGTTTCTGCTTCGAACGACAAGTAATGATCCGCAAAAAAGAAATGAATGAATTATAAGCGAGATTGGCTAGAACTTTGATTAGAAAGAATGCTTAAATAGAAAACGGATATTTTTACACACAGAAAAAAATGCCATTTTTCCCCGAGAAAAATGGCATTTTTGCATTATGTGCCAGCCTGTTTTAAATAACTAATACGAATGTGTTGGAAGACGGTCCGGATTGTATGGAGGGGCAGCTTTTTTTCAAAAAAATATAGCGTAAAGAAGGTAATATTTTTTTCGGTTATGATACAATAGCAACGGAAAGTAGGGAGTTAATTATGATGAAAAAAATTCAAATTGCAATTGATGGTCCTGCAGGTGCGGGGAAAAGTACCATTGCAAAAATTGTAGCCGAAGCACTTCGATTTACATATATCGACACAGGTGCAATGTATCGGGCAGTGACGTATAAAGCGATGAAAGAAAACATACAATTACATGACGCAGAAGCGATTGAAAAAATGCTGCAAGAAACGGCGATTACATTAAAACCGTCGGAGCAGGGACAACTCGTTTTTGTGGATGGACAAGATGTGTCACAGGCTATACGTTCAAATGAAGTTACGGCAAATGTTTCAGAAGTTGCAGCACATGCAAATATTCGTGAAATCCTAGTAGCGATGCAGCAAAAGCTGGCTGCGGACGGCGGGGTTGTCATGGATGGACGTGATATTGCAACACATGTATTAAAAGATGCAGAGCTTAAAATCTACATGTCTGCAACAGTTGAAGAACGTGCACATCGACGCTTCCTGGATAATGAACGCCGCGGTATTCCTTCAACAATCGAATCATTACAGAAGGAAATTGCACTGCGGGACAAGCTTGATAGTGAACGTGAAGCTTCACCGCTCATCCAAGCAGAAGATGCTTTATTTTTAGATACGACGCATTTATCAATTGATGAAGCAGCGCAGGAAATTTTGAAATTAGCGCAGCAAAAAATGCAGTAAACGCTATTAAAAAATGAAGCTAACGTACGAAATTTCTGAAAATAAAGGGTTATTTTTTGTCTTTGTAGAACTTATCGAATAAAATAAAAGTGGAATACGCGAAGGAGGGCTACATATGTCTGAGGAAATGAATTTAGGGTCAAACCAAAAATTTCAAGAAGGAGATATTGTGAAAGGTGTTGCTGAACAGGTTGAAGAGAAGTCAGTAACGGTTTCGATCGAGGGGGCACCTTTCGACGGGATTATACCTATTAGCGAACTTTCAAGCTTACACATTGAAAAAGCTTCTGATATAGTTTCAGTTGGCGATCAGCTAGAGCTTATGATTACGAAAGTTGAAGAAGAGAATTTTGTATTATCAAAACGCAAAGTAGATGCACTGCACGCGTGGGATGAATTAAAAGCAAAATTCGAATCTGGTGAAGTATTCGAAGCAGAAGTGAAAGATGTTGTGAAAGGCGGACTTGTCGTCGATTTAGGCGTGCGCGGTTTCGTTCCGGCTTCACTCGTTGAAGATTATTTTGTTGAAGATTTTGAGGATTACAAAGGCAAAACTTTACGTTTAAAAATTACAGAGTTAGATAAAGAAAAAGGCCGACTTATTTTATCTCATCGTGCAGTACTAGATGAAGAAAAGGCGTCGAAAAAGCAACAAGTGATTCAAAACATCCATCAGGGTGATATGCTGGAAGGTACTGTTCAGCGCTTGGCGAAATTCGGTGCGTTCATTGATTTGGGCGGCATCGATGGATTAGTCCACATTTCACAAGTAGCGCATGAACATGTTGAAGATATTTCAACGGTATTACAGGAAGGACAATCTGTAACTGTAAAAGTGCTTTCAGTCGATATTCCGAATGAGCGTGTTTCATTATCGATCAAAGATACGCTGCCTGGTCCGTGGACAGACATCGAAGAAAAGGCTTCTAAAGGCGCAATTTTAACGGGTACTGTAAAACGTCTTGTTACATTCGGTGCGTTTGTAGAAGTATTCCCTGGTGTAGAAGGTCTTGTCCATATTTCTCAAATTTCCCACAAGCATATTACCACACCGCATGAAGTCTTAAAAGACGGACAAGAGGTGGAAGTAAAAGTACTTGAGGTGAATGAAGCGGAAAAACGCCTTGCACTAAGCATTAAAGCATTGCAGGAAGATTCAGCGAGCGACGAGGATTTCGATTATGAGCTGCCTGAAGAAAATAAAGGCTTCTCATTCAGCGATGTTATCGGTGATCAGCTAAAAGGATTCAAAAAATAATAGTACGAAAACCGCCCATGTAAGCATTGCTTATATGGGCAATTTTTTGCTTTTGGAGTAGACCGGACGGATTTAGTCAAATTTGGTTGGGATTTAGTCAAAGTTAATTGGAATTTAGTCAATAATCAGGGGTTTTTAGTCAGCGCCGACTTAAATTTAGCCAAACAGCGACTATTCACCAGCAAAATTGAAAATCCTTGCCGATAAAAAACGAAATCGATTTTGAATGTTGTGAAAAAATGATATAATAGTCAAATTCGTGTATAATACGGAAAGACAAGAGTTTGGAAGGATGAAGTACAGATGACAAAACCAGTAATCGCCATCGTAGGACGTCCGAACGTAGGTAAATCGACAATTTTTAACCGAATTGTTGGAGAGCGTGTATCGATCGTGGAAGATATCCCAGGTGTAACACGTGACCGTATTTATAGTTCGGCTGATTGGCTAGCACATGAATTTAATATTATCGACACTGGTGGTATTGAAATTGGGGACGAGCCGTTTTTAGAACAGATTCGCCAGCAAGCGGAAATCGCAATTGATGAGGCGGACGTTATTATTTTCATGACTAATGGACGTGAAGGTGTTACAGCTGCAGATGAGCAAGTAGCAAGAATTTTATATAAAACAAAAAAACCGGTTGTCTTAGCAATTAATAAAATCGATAACCCGGATATGCGTCATATGATTTATGACTTCTATTCATTAGGTTTCGGTGAGCCTTGGCCGATTTCAGGTTCACACGGTTTAGGTTTAGGGGATTTATTGGATGAATGTGCCAAACATTTCCCGCAGCCGGATGAAGAACAA is from Solibacillus isronensis and encodes:
- a CDS encoding asparaginase → MKKKVVLITTGGTIASTRNKKNKLESGKLDGQAILSMCQLENEMDIELIDLYQIPSMHMTFENLNLLNQTVKNVFKDQTVSGIVITHGTDSLEETAYFLELTIHDERPVIVTGSQKSPGDIGTDVYSNLRNSLLVASNEEAKNIGVCVVFNEKIIHSKYVKKMHSSSINGFGSIGYGMLGFIDNDEVIIYQKPTHKEVYEKKESYPAVEIVFAYLGASSIILDALYEANVEGVVLVGAGRGQVAPKMMDAIEKLCQKGTKVVLTTSTEEGRVFPTYDYYSSANYLKDTGVIMGGDFDPKKARLKLLLMIANGNTDFDTFMH
- the prsW gene encoding glutamic-type intramembrane protease PrsW, whose amino-acid sequence is MFILLSAAIAPGLALLSYFYLRNEMDTEPRRTLMHSFIYGGVITFPVLFIQFVIKEEQTFSNPFFINAVFTSSIEEFVKWLIILAVILRHFEFDDPYDGILYGAAVSLGFATVENVLYLLSFGIDQAFMRALLPVSSHALFGVVMGYYYGKGKFSSDEIQKKYIALALFAPIGLHIMYNSILMLEEYFMYAMLPFMLFLWTFALRKVKQAHEHLIEHLSRSNHL
- the sleB gene encoding spore cortex-lytic enzyme codes for the protein MAVKKIVLFVFIISSSFVSHTFAFSGQDVQRGAFGDDVIELQARLQYLSFYNGKIDGKFGYGTYWALRNFQEQYGLPVDGIAGRSTKEKLENNSDFDKAWVHKQINAGNSFTYYGGIALENQVKKSGNGGKSANDTTSMQLPPGYTDQDLQILANAVYGEARGEPYEGQVAVAAVILNRLESPEFPDTISEIIFQPLAFTAVADGQIWLTPNERAKQAVLDAINGWDPSENALYYFNPVTATSDWIWSRPQIKQIGEHIFCL
- a CDS encoding PepSY1/2 domain-containing protein, whose amino-acid sequence is MKKFAYLLGLFVVILAFVSFDLFTQNKDLERAVYATQSRDLSAATEKLSTLHTAVEQSLLFQDEKALNNELDSIWRMSSDLRKTVANLPIQAEVQNEWMRYLGKIGDNAKQAAATGDYENWQNKMGTVASNLHAFAEEWNIATVAFYENDGNLKKWSTNHTTNLKDSPFMNVSKQLKTYNETDFPLTASESDYEKKRELQHLKDKKITKNEAIQKFKNFFPNIDDSIVTVTKSSDDAPYPFYHIQFIHGSKIGYADITENGGHLLSFLLERPVKKDARSHEEILNTAKSFMNKVGYTDVKLSESRENHEAWHLVFTRVHGDDEALIYPDSIQVKIAKDNAEILGVNAMEYIQEEKIKEQSEVPIDWDKFFADHVGVEQVQKIYTGNGNLELRKCYEVIARLDNKTQDTYRVVIDAETHEVIKNEKVF
- a CDS encoding flagellar brake protein encodes the protein MELKIGTQLTLEPTYTERVEKFKCRVVDRQDNMIFIDYPINTATKKIAFLIDGAQFRATFSTEKRESFCFNTEVLGRKGGNVQMILLACPPAVEFIKIQRREYVRVETPVDIAIEHDGRKFQFAAEDISAGGTLIHIKSPVNFTDGDTVKAFVVLPFVNGEIRYVETDARVVNMFERNEMTMASLNFTDTDDYDKQQIVRFCFERQVMIRKKEMNEL
- the cmk gene encoding (d)CMP kinase encodes the protein MMKKIQIAIDGPAGAGKSTIAKIVAEALRFTYIDTGAMYRAVTYKAMKENIQLHDAEAIEKMLQETAITLKPSEQGQLVFVDGQDVSQAIRSNEVTANVSEVAAHANIREILVAMQQKLAADGGVVMDGRDIATHVLKDAELKIYMSATVEERAHRRFLDNERRGIPSTIESLQKEIALRDKLDSEREASPLIQAEDALFLDTTHLSIDEAAQEILKLAQQKMQ
- the rpsA gene encoding 30S ribosomal protein S1: MSEEMNLGSNQKFQEGDIVKGVAEQVEEKSVTVSIEGAPFDGIIPISELSSLHIEKASDIVSVGDQLELMITKVEEENFVLSKRKVDALHAWDELKAKFESGEVFEAEVKDVVKGGLVVDLGVRGFVPASLVEDYFVEDFEDYKGKTLRLKITELDKEKGRLILSHRAVLDEEKASKKQQVIQNIHQGDMLEGTVQRLAKFGAFIDLGGIDGLVHISQVAHEHVEDISTVLQEGQSVTVKVLSVDIPNERVSLSIKDTLPGPWTDIEEKASKGAILTGTVKRLVTFGAFVEVFPGVEGLVHISQISHKHITTPHEVLKDGQEVEVKVLEVNEAEKRLALSIKALQEDSASDEDFDYELPEENKGFSFSDVIGDQLKGFKK